From a single Lytechinus variegatus isolate NC3 chromosome 9, Lvar_3.0, whole genome shotgun sequence genomic region:
- the LOC121421635 gene encoding 5-hydroxytryptamine receptor 1D-like encodes MSMESLGSMDSVNDTEGPRVGMLHDANGNGTIDPVEKVSIVAMIFLPIIIFVGVFGNTLVCIAVIRIHKLRTVANSFVVSLAISDLAVCVIVLPLGLYEAINFGSWYLGDILCNTWLSLDIILSTASVWNLCAIAGDRYLAITKPIWYANRRSSKLAFIAIAAAWGLPVLLTVPSTILMYHNARDYENVCYLNVNLSYVIIACILAFFLPCVLVLGVYIRIFMAARDHFLRKPSAARNRKKSSSAGTDRSLDSMGDSSGNANAGVTINGKTEYTMTGSAGSINALNNPARKISTSASTENSLDLLDNRPPLKRRTSRIPRISVSREKKAAIVLSIVVGAFIICWLPYFTAVLLYAASGGRIVASDEAFVAFSWLGWLNSIINPIIYTIFTKDFRKAFKYILKCQCDNWIPTRTSSSR; translated from the coding sequence ATGAGCATGGAGAGCTTAGGAAGTATGGATTCTGTCAATGACACAGAAGGACCACGAGTTGGAATGCTCCATGATGCCAACGGAAACGGGACAATTGACCCGGTAGAGAAGGTCAGCATTGTTGCTATGATCTTCCTACCAATCATCATCTTCGTAGGTGTCTTTGGAAACACTCTTGTCTGCATTGCCGTGATCCGCATCCACAAGCTCCGCACAGTGGCGAATTCTTTCGTGGTCTCCCTGGCCATATCCGACCTCGCCGTCTGTGTCATTGTCCTCCCACTGGGTCTCTACGAAGCCATCAATTTCGGTAGCTGGTACCTTGGTGATATCCTCTGCAACACTTGGCTCTCACTGGACATTATCCTCAGTACTGCTTCAGTTTGGAACCTCTGTGCAATTGCAGGAGATCGATATCTGGCAATCACCAAGCCCATCTGGTATGCGAACAGAAGATCTAGCAAATTAGCTTTCATTGCTATTGCAGCGGCTTGGGGCTTACCGGTGCTACTCACGGTTCCTTCTACTATTTTAATGTATCATAACGCCCGTGATTATGAAAACGTATGCTACCTAAATGTCAATCTTTCGTATGTTATTATCGCTTGTATCCTTGCTTTCTTCCTACCGTGTGTACTTGTTCTTGGTGTCTACATTCGTATATTCATGGCCGCAAGGGATCACTTCCTCCGAAAACCGTCTGCAGCTCGTAACCGGAAGAAGTCCTCGAGCGCTGGCACTGACCGCAGTTTGGACAGCATGGGTGATAGCAGCGGTAATGCAAACGCGGGCGTTACGATCAATGGCAAGACGGAGTATACGATGACCGGAAGTGCGGGAAGTATCAACGCTCTCAACAACCCCGCAAGGAAGATCAGTACGTCTGCTTCGACAGAGAACTCCTTGGACCTTCTGGACAACCGTCCACCACTGAAGCGACGCACGTCCAGGATCCCACGTATTTCAGTTAGCAGGGAGAAGAAAGCCGCCATAGTCCTTTCCATCGTTGTAGGTGCCTTCATAATCTGTTGGTTACCATACTTCACTGCTGTTCTTCTTTATGCAGCCTCTGGTGGAAGAATTGTGGCATCAGATGAGGCTTTCGTCGCATTTTCTTGGTTAGGCTGGTTAAACAGCATTATCAATCCCATCATCTACACTATCTTCACCAAGGATTTCAGGAAAGCTTTCAAATACATCTTAAAATGCCAGTGCGACAATTGGATACCAACGCGTACATCGAGCTCACGCTAG